The Burkholderiales bacterium genome includes a region encoding these proteins:
- a CDS encoding NAD(P)-binding protein, translating to MKDMTPLVDLTREKGAGPFRTRRPVYVDLLPPCNHACPAGENIQAWLALAQAGKYREAWETLVRDNPLPAVHGRVCYHPCETACNRKELDAAVSIHAVERFLGDMAVEQGWRFPVEAAASGKRVLIVGAGPSGLSAAYHLTRLGHAVEIHEAGPVAGGMMHFGIPAYRLPRADLLKEIAMIEAAGVTIVLNHKVTDLRSELEADRFDAAFIAIGAHISKHIEIPARDAGHVFDAINVLRGTSAGEPPRLGRRVIVYGGGNTAMDTARTARRLGADEAIIVYHRDRAHMPAHAFEADEAIQEGVKIKWLTSIKEISGSSLTVERMTLDANGRPQPTGELETLQADAVVLALGQQSESAFLRQFSDIIFKPDGTVEVGPDMMTGHAGIFAGGDVVPGERTITVAVGHGKRAARNIDAWLRRASYIPAKKPLLVSFGMLHLPVFSDVDPSAQRVRPAAERISGFDEVVAGLSSAEARYEAQRCLSCGNCFECDNCYAACPEQAIIKLGPGRRYAYDYVKCTGCAVCFEQCPCHAIEMVSEPGVSADPVTQISRETAKDSVNG from the coding sequence ATGAAGGACATGACTCCACTCGTCGATCTGACCCGTGAGAAAGGCGCGGGTCCTTTTCGCACCAGGCGTCCGGTCTACGTCGATTTGCTCCCTCCGTGCAATCACGCGTGCCCGGCAGGCGAGAATATTCAGGCGTGGCTGGCGCTCGCCCAGGCCGGCAAGTACCGCGAAGCTTGGGAAACATTGGTACGCGATAATCCGCTCCCGGCAGTTCATGGGCGCGTCTGTTATCACCCCTGCGAGACCGCGTGCAATCGCAAGGAGCTGGATGCCGCAGTCAGCATCCACGCGGTGGAGCGTTTCCTGGGCGACATGGCAGTTGAACAGGGCTGGCGCTTTCCAGTGGAAGCGGCGGCGAGCGGCAAGCGCGTTCTAATCGTCGGCGCCGGCCCGAGCGGCCTATCGGCCGCTTATCACTTAACAAGGCTTGGGCATGCGGTCGAGATTCACGAGGCCGGGCCCGTGGCGGGGGGCATGATGCATTTTGGCATTCCCGCTTACCGCCTGCCGCGGGCTGACCTGCTCAAAGAGATTGCAATGATCGAAGCAGCCGGGGTCACGATTGTACTCAATCACAAGGTTACTGATCTGCGTTCGGAACTCGAGGCCGACCGTTTCGACGCCGCGTTCATTGCGATTGGTGCTCACATCAGCAAACATATCGAGATACCCGCGCGCGATGCGGGGCACGTATTCGATGCAATCAACGTGCTGCGCGGCACCAGCGCGGGCGAACCCCCGCGGCTCGGCAGGCGCGTCATCGTCTACGGCGGCGGCAATACGGCGATGGACACCGCGCGTACTGCGCGGCGGCTTGGCGCCGACGAAGCGATCATCGTATACCACCGCGATCGCGCCCATATGCCGGCACACGCGTTCGAGGCCGACGAAGCCATTCAGGAAGGTGTCAAGATCAAATGGCTCACCAGCATCAAGGAGATTTCGGGCTCGTCGTTGACCGTAGAGCGCATGACGCTCGACGCCAACGGCCGGCCGCAGCCGACCGGTGAACTCGAAACCTTGCAAGCCGATGCAGTTGTCTTGGCGCTCGGTCAGCAATCGGAAAGCGCATTTTTGCGCCAGTTCAGCGACATCATTTTCAAGCCGGATGGCACGGTCGAAGTTGGACCCGATATGATGACCGGACACGCCGGCATTTTTGCAGGCGGCGATGTCGTGCCGGGCGAACGCACGATCACGGTTGCAGTCGGCCACGGTAAGCGCGCCGCGCGCAACATCGATGCCTGGCTGCGCCGCGCAAGCTATATTCCGGCCAAAAAGCCCCTCCTCGTTTCATTTGGCATGCTCCACCTCCCGGTATTCAGCGATGTCGATCCGTCTGCGCAACGCGTGCGACCCGCGGCCGAACGTATCAGCGGCTTTGATGAAGTCGTCGCCGGCTTATCCTCAGCCGAAGCGCGTTATGAGGCACAGCGTTGTTTGAGCTGCGGCAACTGTTTCGAATGCGACAACTGCTACGCTGCTTGCCCCGAACAAGCGATCATAAAGCTGGGCCCCGGCCGACGCTATGCCTACGATTACGTCAAGTGCACGGGCTGCGCGGTATGCTTCGAACAATGTCCGTGCCACGCGATCGAGATGGTCTCCGAGCCCGGCGTTTCAGCGGATCCGGTCACCCAAATTAGCAGGGAAACAGCAAAGGATAGCGTTAATGGATAA
- a CDS encoding Spy/CpxP family protein refolding chaperone, translated as MKIRKQLTTAVAGLALAIGSTQLLADPPQNCNPGMMGGYRAGAMGGYGPGYGMNPGMMPGYGPSYFMRPGMMWGYGPGLNLSDDQQNKITKIQDELRRKQWDLMGKIQDEFARRAEAPDDATASSADDRIGELQQQMISNATAARKQIDGVLSKEQRQQLRRGGY; from the coding sequence ATGAAAATTCGCAAGCAACTTACTACTGCCGTCGCTGGCTTGGCTCTTGCCATCGGTTCAACTCAGCTACTTGCTGATCCGCCGCAGAATTGCAATCCGGGAATGATGGGGGGCTACCGAGCCGGCGCGATGGGCGGTTACGGCCCCGGCTATGGCATGAACCCTGGAATGATGCCCGGATACGGGCCAAGCTACTTCATGCGACCGGGGATGATGTGGGGTTACGGCCCCGGCCTTAATTTAAGCGATGATCAACAAAACAAAATTACCAAAATCCAAGACGAACTGCGCCGCAAGCAATGGGACCTCATGGGCAAGATCCAGGATGAATTTGCCCGCCGGGCCGAAGCTCCCGACGATGCGACAGCCAGCAGTGCCGACGACCGGATCGGCGAGCTGCAGCAGCAGATGATCAGCAACGCCACAGCAGCGCGCAAACAAATTGACGGCGTTCTAAGCAAGGAGCAACGCCAGCAGCTGCGACGCGGCGGATACTGA
- a CDS encoding MaoC family dehydratase, whose amino-acid sequence MRKLNWPATDARTLKKGRVKMSGRYLEDFSVGQTFQSGRLQVDIERIKAFAAEFDPQPFHLDEEAARRSIFSGLAASGWHTAAITMRLLVESEFRPCGGIIGAGFDELRWPRPVRPGDELRVESEILEVRASKSRPSQGLIKVRTTTLNQDGEAVQVSVGNLLVPCRPK is encoded by the coding sequence CTGAGGAAATTAAATTGGCCGGCCACAGACGCGCGCACATTGAAAAAAGGGAGAGTGAAAATGAGCGGACGATATCTCGAAGATTTTTCTGTAGGGCAGACTTTCCAGTCCGGGCGGCTACAGGTCGACATTGAGCGTATCAAGGCATTTGCTGCCGAATTCGATCCACAACCGTTTCATCTGGATGAAGAGGCCGCGCGCAGATCCATTTTCAGCGGCCTCGCGGCGAGCGGTTGGCATACCGCGGCAATCACCATGCGGCTCTTGGTCGAGAGCGAATTCAGACCGTGTGGCGGGATCATCGGCGCTGGCTTCGACGAGCTACGCTGGCCAAGGCCCGTGCGACCGGGGGACGAGTTGCGCGTCGAGAGCGAAATACTCGAGGTGCGAGCCTCGAAATCGCGTCCCAGCCAGGGGTTGATCAAGGTTCGCACGACAACCCTAAATCAGGACGGCGAGGCGGTACAGGTCTCTGTCGGCAATCTGCTCGTACCGTGCCGGCCCAAATAG